In Anas platyrhynchos isolate ZD024472 breed Pekin duck chromosome 22, IASCAAS_PekinDuck_T2T, whole genome shotgun sequence, the following proteins share a genomic window:
- the B3GALT6 gene encoding beta-1,3-galactosyltransferase 6: MKLLRLLCRHKTALGLGGLSLFAVVLLYLAKCTSEGLRPLPAPRGLPHNQPPPPRGVRGAQPPAAPPPPPPSPQETAFLAVLITSGPKYTERRSIIRSTWLAAAGRPPHDDVWSRFVIGTGGLGAEELRSLELEQSRHKDLLLLPELRDSYENLTAKVLAMYVWLDLHLDFQFALKADDDTFVRLDVLVEELRAKEPRRLYWGFFSGRGRVKSGGKWKESAWVLCDYYLPYALGGGYVLSADLVHYLRLSRDYLNMWQSEDVSLGVWLAPIDVKRVHDPRFDTEYKSRGCNNKYIVTHKQSIEDMLEKHQTLAKEGKLCKEEVKLRLSYMYDWGVPPSQCCQRKDGIP, encoded by the coding sequence ATGAAGCTGCTGCGCCTGCTCTGCCGCCACAAGACGGCCCTGGGCCTGGGCGGCCTCTCGCTCTTCGCCGTGGTCCTGCTCTACCTGGCCAAGTGCACCTCCGAGGGGCTGCGGCCGCTGccagccccccgggggctcccccaCAACCAGCCTCCGCCGCCTCGAGGGGTGAGGGGGGCACagccgcccgcagccccgccgccaccgccgccgtcCCCTCAGGAGACAGCGTTTTTGGCTGTGCTCATCACCAGCGGGCCCAAGTACACCGAGCGCCGCAGCATCATCCGCAGCACGTGGCTGGCAGCAGCCGGCCGCCCTCCTCACGACGACGTCTGGAGCCGCTTCGTCATCGGCACCGGCGGGCTCGGGGCCGAGGAGCTTCGTAGCCTGGAGCTGGAGCAAAGCCGTCACAAGGACCTCCTGCTTCTGCCGGAGCTGCGGGATTCCTACGAGAACCTGACTGCTAAAGTCCTGGCCATGTACGTCTGGCTGGATCTGCACCTTGACTTCCAGTTTGCCCTGAAGGCCGACGATGATACCTTTGTACGCTTGGATGTACTCGTGGAAGAGCTGAGAGCCAAGGAGCCGCGCCGCCTCTACTGGGGCTTCTTTTCTGGCCGGGGTCGAGTGAAATCTGGTGGCAAGTGGAAAGAGAGCGCCTGGGTGCTCTGTGACTACTATCTACCGTATGCCCTGGGTGGTGGTTATGTGCTTTCTGCAGACCTGGTGCACTATTTGCGTCTCAGTAGAGACTACCTGAACATGTGGCAGAGCGAAGATGTCTCCCTGGGGGTTTGGCTGGCTCCCATTGATGTGAAGAGAGTGCACGACCCTCGTTTTGACACTGAGTATAAGTCACGGGGTTGCAACAATAAGTACATAGTAACGCATAAGCAAAGCATCGAGGACATGCTGGAAAAGCACCAGACCCTGGCTAAAGAAGGGAAGCTCTGTAAGGAGGAGGTTAAGCTCAGGCTTTCCTACATGTATGACTGGGGAGTGCCACCTTCACAGTGTTGCCaaaggaaggatggcatcccgtga